The following coding sequences are from one Gossypium hirsutum isolate 1008001.06 chromosome A12, Gossypium_hirsutum_v2.1, whole genome shotgun sequence window:
- the LOC121211424 gene encoding uncharacterized protein, whose translation MGELLKDYDCTIKYHPGRANVLDDMLSRRAMTDLRVMFAQLSLFDDGSLLVELQKVKAEHQLPSGLLQSVKILLWKWKRVTMDFTSGLPLTPTKKDSVWVIKLAKLYIVEIIRLHEVSISIISDRDPRFTSQFWRKLHEALGSRLDFSTAFYPQTDGQSDMVLQILKDTLRSCVIDFRDDKVRVIRDLMKVVFDRQKSYVDLKRKDIEFYVGDFAFLKVSPWKTLKLPLELDRIHDEFHVSMLRRYRSDSTHIDQVEEIEVRPDLTFEEEPIQILNCDVKILRRKSIILVKVLRHNHRTEEATWEPEDSMRQ comes from the exons ATGGGTGAGctacttaaagattatgattgtaccattAAATACCATCCCGGCAGGGCCAATGTGCTAGATGATATGTTGAGCCGTAGAGCCATGACTGATCTGAGAGTGATGTTCGCTCAACTTAGCCTATTCGACGATGGAAGTCTATTGGTAGAACTCCAG aaagttaaggctgagcatcagttaccttccgGTTTACTGCAGTCGGTTAAGATACTGCTATGGAAATGGAAGCGTGTGACGATGGACTTCactagtgggttacccttgacacccactaagaaggattctgtttgggttatC AAGTTGGCGAAGCTCTACATTGTTGAGATAATAAGACTGCATGAGGTATCgatttcgattatctctgatagagatcctcgcttcacgtctcagtTCTGGAGAAAGCTGCATGAGGCTCTAGGTTCAAggttggatttcagtactgctttctatcctcagacagatggccaatctgatATGGTGCTTCAGATACTAAAAGATACATTGAGgagctgtgtgattgattttcgag ATGATAAAGTTAGAGTGATTCGAGATCTTATGAAAGTGGTTTTTGATAGGCAGAAGTCCTATGTGGATCTAAAGAggaaagatatagagttttaTGTGGGTGATTTTGCATTTCTCaaagtctcgccatggaagaCG TTGAAGCTGCCTCTAGAGTTGGACCGCATTCATGATGAattccatgtttcgatgttgAGACGCTACCGCTCTGATTCCACGCATATTGATCaggttgaggagattgaggtgaGGCCAGATTTGACCTTCGAGGAAGAGCCGATTCAGATTTTGAATTGCGACGTTAAGATCCTGCGAAGGAAATCTATCATTTTAGTGAAGGTGCTGCGGCACAATCATAGAactgaagaggccacgtgggagcctgaggattcGATGCGTCAGTAA